Within Runella rosea, the genomic segment TGAGTACAATCACGTCAAAGACATTTACCGATTTAAGGTGGAACACAATTTGGGTCGTATCCGCGAATCTGCCACACAGTTCAATCGTTTTGATGCCAATGCGCCCTATCGTGGCGGTGGTGAATTGGCTGTTTTTCACCCTTTTGCATGGTACGGAGTAGATATGGAAGGCATCACCGACGTGCTGACGCAGTACGGCTCTTTTTATCCTTCCATGCACTTTTCATGGCATTATAATCTCGTCAAAGGGGAAATCACTAAGTCGCTCTACCAGCAGGCGTCATTGATGAACGACTTCAATAAAGGCGGCTGGACGGGCGGTTGGGAAAGTACTGGCGGGCCGATGCAAATGGATGGTGAAAAAAATCCGGGACACAACAATTCTTATTACGTCGGCCCTGATGAACTGATGCAGCTCTATTTCAGTCAGTTGGCCGCGGGCTTCAAAGGATTCGGCATTTGGTGCTGGAACTCACGAAGCGCGGGCAAAGAAGGCGGTGAGTATAGTTTACTGGACCGAAACGGACAAATCACCGACCGCGCCGTTGCCATCGGCTCATTGGGAAAAGCCATGCAAAAATACCGTTTTGAACTCTGGAACGCCCACAAAGAGCCGCTCGTAGGTATCCTGTACGACTGGGAAAATGAAGCCACTTGGGGTGCCATGAGCATTCCTGGACGCGAAGATTTCCGATTTCAGCCCGTCAAAGCCCGAATCGGCATCAGCAATATGTTAATGACTAATAACATACCTTTTGAATACCTTACGCCAAACGATCTATTCAAAGGCTTGGGCCCGCGCTACAAAGTGCTGTATTTACCCGCTATGCTCACGATGCGAAAAGAACTATTGCCCCTGTTGAAAAAATACGTGCAGGAAGGCGGGCGCTTGGTCATGGACTTACCTTCGGGCTGGTACGACGAAAATACCGTTAACCTTCCGACGGGTAAAGGCTCTGATTTTGAGCAGCTTTTCGGTGCCACGATTGATGATTTTCAATTTTCAGGCACCAATCGACAACTCAGAATAGCGGGTAAAGAAGTACAGGGTTTTACCATCAACTCAACGGCTACCACGGCGCGCGTGGCAGAAAGGTACGACAATGGCAAACCCGCCGTTTTGGAACATTCTCTCGGCAAAGGCAAGGGAATCTTACTGGGCTTTCAGGCATCACTCAATGCGTTTGAAAATTCTGCAAAGGCTTCACTACCTGTTTTAGAATACACCCTTGGTGGCTATTCTTCCCCCTACGCCTGCCCCAATGCCCTCGTGTATCGCCTTGCCGCTGCCGAAGCCGACCATTATTTTT encodes:
- a CDS encoding beta-galactosidase trimerization domain-containing protein, which translates into the protein MKLSPCLSVIFLIFSVSIPIFAQNDPYLHKLYDALHDAPMQQKFRKLAPMPAGVVYLQQPNEGEKEMRVHFQNMKKLGFNALKQIMPLPTWTIEQISLIALEEGIMPWWYGEGGYEEITPTLLEQLGIAKILSMSDILQHPKMVNYQKEVAKKRIQNTEKYIQNSADKKFMRVTSVAYDPEIGGRGVELSTKGEALFLEWLKKRYHTVENLNQAWNQYHAGLFLNEQRVFSDWEDVAKNWRMLTSREYNHVKDIYRFKVEHNLGRIRESATQFNRFDANAPYRGGGELAVFHPFAWYGVDMEGITDVLTQYGSFYPSMHFSWHYNLVKGEITKSLYQQASLMNDFNKGGWTGGWESTGGPMQMDGEKNPGHNNSYYVGPDELMQLYFSQLAAGFKGFGIWCWNSRSAGKEGGEYSLLDRNGQITDRAVAIGSLGKAMQKYRFELWNAHKEPLVGILYDWENEATWGAMSIPGREDFRFQPVKARIGISNMLMTNNIPFEYLTPNDLFKGLGPRYKVLYLPAMLTMRKELLPLLKKYVQEGGRLVMDLPSGWYDENTVNLPTGKGSDFEQLFGATIDDFQFSGTNRQLRIAGKEVQGFTINSTATTARVAERYDNGKPAVLEHSLGKGKGILLGFQASLNAFENSAKASLPVLEYTLGGYSSPYACPNALVYRLAAAEADHYFLLNESAAKTVALTFKNLKYKRITDAVTGENVNLTQIKLATKGGRWIRAEK